The following coding sequences are from one Candidatus Acidiferrales bacterium window:
- a CDS encoding M56 family metallopeptidase yields MMANSLVGASSGFLVNLAEPAVRSLGIGCLAAAALAAFRVKRVSLRLFVWTLVLYVALAMPFLGALLPRLPFTLPGAARAEQAAQKFARSFETSFDRGPARTAQHVTAASSTTLIALTNSTAIAIRGSANALQPSGEDWFKNAAATSSKPAPTQRFGNNAAQKSAPAFLAVAIISHPVSAHAAKGPAPPRTIPWMTILLAAYGTGAFVLLLQLLLGLYFSGRLARGAAAIADSRALRILRYRACFGGLEKTPRLTESEALAVPATIGVLRPVILLPVDWREWDDAKLDAVLAHEVSHVARRDALTLRLALVHRVIFWFSPLSWWINRQIAELAEEASDEAALAGGADRASYAETLLEFFAQREAESGRIYWQGVSMANGLGAARRVDRILSWNGANSMKKWLLVFVAAVAAPLIFVAGAAHPFITHAQDKTPVPPKSVAPPVAPVLAKAPNGGVAAPALAPAPATPGPEEGVENPGPMPPAPSAGVAAPAPMAQPSFPLAPPAMSAMPSPALAPMPPAPSADPFAALAPQASDQDIAEQMRATEEALKAAQAQLGSNSAQIRAAQRAAEKAAKIIDARMSSQMREAREALAEADREIAEAERQQSYGGNYKIRGDYNSGGGRYVILSGKDSAVEMSGDDEDLQHARALRQKLGKDLIWFERDEKSYVITDPAFIAQAKALFAPEDELSKQEDELSRQQDALSKQQDALGEKMDAVKVKVPDISPELQRVKAELDALRANGGTQSDLGRIQSELGRLQSEVGRFQSDAGVQQSEIGRQQGELGRQQGELGRKQGEIGQQQGEIARKASRQLRDMFGDAIAKGIAKPE; encoded by the coding sequence ATGATGGCAAATTCGCTGGTTGGGGCGTCTTCGGGCTTCCTGGTGAACCTCGCGGAGCCGGCGGTGCGTTCGCTGGGGATTGGATGCCTGGCTGCGGCGGCGCTGGCGGCGTTTCGCGTGAAGCGCGTTTCGCTGCGGCTGTTTGTGTGGACGTTGGTGCTCTATGTGGCGCTGGCGATGCCGTTCCTTGGCGCGCTGTTGCCGCGATTGCCGTTCACGCTGCCGGGTGCAGCGCGGGCCGAACAAGCGGCGCAGAAATTCGCGCGGAGCTTCGAGACGAGCTTCGACCGCGGACCTGCGCGAACGGCGCAGCATGTGACGGCGGCTTCTTCGACGACTCTGATCGCGCTGACGAACAGCACGGCAATTGCGATTCGCGGCAGCGCGAATGCCTTGCAGCCAAGCGGCGAGGATTGGTTCAAAAATGCCGCGGCGACCTCTTCCAAGCCTGCGCCGACGCAGCGATTTGGAAACAATGCGGCACAAAAATCCGCGCCGGCATTTTTAGCAGTGGCGATCATTTCACATCCAGTATCTGCGCACGCGGCGAAAGGGCCTGCACCGCCCAGGACGATTCCATGGATGACGATTCTTCTGGCGGCGTACGGTACCGGCGCGTTCGTTCTGCTTTTGCAATTGCTGCTGGGCCTCTATTTCAGCGGGCGGCTGGCGCGAGGCGCGGCGGCGATTGCCGATTCGCGCGCGCTGCGGATTTTGCGGTATCGCGCGTGCTTCGGCGGACTGGAAAAGACGCCTCGGCTCACGGAGTCGGAAGCTCTGGCCGTGCCGGCGACGATTGGCGTGCTGCGCCCGGTGATTTTATTGCCCGTGGACTGGCGCGAATGGGACGACGCGAAGCTCGACGCCGTGCTGGCGCATGAAGTTTCGCACGTGGCGCGGCGCGATGCGCTGACGCTGCGACTGGCGCTCGTCCATCGCGTGATTTTCTGGTTCAGCCCGCTGAGCTGGTGGATCAACCGGCAAATCGCGGAACTGGCCGAAGAAGCGAGCGACGAAGCGGCGCTGGCGGGCGGCGCGGATCGCGCGAGTTACGCCGAAACGCTGCTGGAATTTTTCGCGCAACGGGAAGCCGAAAGCGGGCGCATTTACTGGCAAGGCGTGTCCATGGCCAATGGGCTGGGTGCGGCCCGGCGCGTGGACCGGATTCTTTCCTGGAACGGAGCGAACTCCATGAAAAAATGGCTGCTGGTTTTCGTCGCGGCGGTGGCTGCGCCGTTGATTTTTGTCGCGGGTGCGGCGCATCCGTTCATCACGCATGCGCAGGACAAAACGCCCGTTCCGCCGAAGAGCGTTGCGCCACCGGTTGCGCCGGTATTGGCGAAGGCTCCCAATGGCGGAGTGGCAGCGCCGGCGCTTGCGCCTGCTCCAGCGACGCCAGGTCCAGAGGAGGGCGTTGAAAATCCAGGACCGATGCCGCCCGCGCCATCTGCGGGAGTTGCAGCGCCTGCGCCAATGGCGCAGCCATCGTTCCCGCTCGCGCCACCAGCGATGAGCGCGATGCCAAGCCCTGCTCTCGCGCCTATGCCTCCGGCGCCCAGCGCAGATCCCTTCGCGGCGCTTGCACCGCAGGCGAGCGATCAGGATATCGCCGAGCAAATGCGCGCCACAGAAGAAGCGCTGAAAGCGGCGCAAGCGCAGCTCGGTTCCAATTCGGCGCAGATCCGCGCGGCGCAGCGTGCCGCTGAAAAAGCCGCGAAAATTATTGACGCGCGGATGTCTTCCCAAATGCGGGAGGCCAGAGAAGCGCTGGCCGAGGCGGATCGCGAAATCGCGGAAGCCGAGCGGCAGCAGAGCTACGGCGGCAATTATAAGATTCGAGGCGATTATAACTCTGGCGGCGGACGCTACGTCATTCTGAGCGGCAAGGATAGCGCCGTGGAGATGTCCGGCGACGACGAGGATCTGCAGCATGCGCGCGCGCTGCGCCAAAAGCTCGGCAAGGATCTGATCTGGTTCGAGCGCGACGAGAAATCGTATGTCATCACCGATCCGGCGTTCATCGCGCAGGCCAAGGCGCTTTTTGCTCCGGAAGATGAGCTTTCGAAGCAGGAAGACGAATTGAGCCGCCAGCAGGATGCATTGAGCAAGCAACAAGACGCGCTGGGCGAAAAAATGGACGCCGTGAAAGTCAAAGTGCCGGATATTTCGCCGGAGCTGCAGCGCGTGAAGGCGGAATTGGACGCTCTGCGCGCAAATGGCGGGACGCAAAGCGACCTGGGCCGCATTCAATCCGAACTCGGCCGCTTGCAGAGCGAGGTTGGCCGCTTCCAGTCGGATGCCGGCGTGCAGCAATCGGAGATTGGCCGGCAGCAGGGAGAGCTTGGACGCCAGCAGGGCGAGCTCGGACGGAAGCAGGGCGAAATTGGACAGCAGCAAGGGGAAATAGCGCGCAAGGCGTCGCGGCAATTGCGCGACATGTTCGGCGACGCGATTGCGAAGGGAATTGCCAAGCCTGAATGA
- a CDS encoding BlaI/MecI/CopY family transcriptional regulator, translated as MTTPKKLAKPKNLGDVEQAVMDYVWTSGPCTSEQCREALAATRPMKESTIRTVLRRLEQKGYVQHEVSGRTFVYRAAEGRQNVAVRAVKNIIDRFCGGSAEQLVIGMVDNEVLDRNQLEQLARKIATRKEGKP; from the coding sequence GTGACGACCCCGAAAAAACTCGCCAAACCAAAGAACCTCGGCGACGTCGAACAAGCAGTGATGGATTACGTCTGGACGAGCGGCCCGTGCACTTCCGAGCAATGCCGCGAAGCGCTGGCGGCGACGCGGCCGATGAAAGAATCCACCATTCGCACGGTGCTGCGGCGGCTGGAGCAGAAGGGCTACGTGCAGCACGAAGTCAGTGGGCGGACGTTCGTTTATCGCGCGGCGGAAGGGCGGCAGAACGTCGCGGTGCGCGCGGTGAAAAACATCATTGACCGATTCTGCGGCGGCTCGGCGGAGCAACTGGTGATCGGAATGGTTGACAACGAAGTGCTCGACCGCAATCAACTCGAGCAACTGGCGCGCAAGATCGCCACGCGAAAGGAAGGGAAGCCATGA
- a CDS encoding DUF2268 domain-containing putative Zn-dependent protease (predicted Zn-dependent protease with a strongly conserved HExxH motif), with amino-acid sequence MKALREYAVAALAMAIFAVSPTGRAQDAGAGAKLNQNPDAAKFVTSDLGNFLHAYALASHATTDEEKAAIYQREYLDKGSPGLKDFIDARIKSAANLVRAIDMHPKYYAGLQDVTPQIAPMEPAMRASFRKLKELYGDAVFPDVYFLVGRMNSGGTTGASGLLIGLEMHAKTATTDMGEMDNWLKAVLGPPDQLPGIVAHELIHYQQTTNNPKTLIAASIIEGSADFVGKMISGQSINQNIYAYGNAHEGELWQEFRGEMNGTDFSHWLYQGDKSKDRPADLGYFMGYRICEAYYDRATDKRQALRDILTVSDFSALLRDSHYADKFAQASASRNLKK; translated from the coding sequence ATGAAAGCCCTAAGAGAATATGCCGTGGCGGCGCTCGCGATGGCAATTTTCGCCGTGTCCCCGACGGGCCGTGCGCAGGATGCGGGTGCAGGCGCGAAGCTGAACCAGAATCCGGACGCGGCGAAATTTGTCACGTCGGACCTCGGCAACTTTTTGCACGCTTATGCGCTCGCTTCGCACGCGACGACCGACGAGGAGAAGGCCGCGATTTATCAGCGCGAATATCTCGACAAGGGCAGCCCGGGGCTGAAGGACTTTATAGACGCGCGCATCAAATCGGCGGCCAATCTTGTGCGTGCCATCGACATGCATCCGAAGTATTACGCTGGGCTGCAGGACGTGACTCCGCAGATTGCGCCGATGGAGCCGGCGATGCGCGCGAGCTTCCGCAAGCTTAAGGAACTTTACGGCGACGCGGTTTTTCCGGATGTGTACTTCCTTGTTGGGAGGATGAATTCCGGCGGCACCACGGGCGCGAGCGGCTTGCTGATCGGCCTTGAAATGCACGCCAAGACGGCGACTACGGATATGGGTGAGATGGATAACTGGCTGAAGGCTGTGCTTGGCCCGCCGGACCAGTTGCCGGGAATCGTCGCGCACGAACTGATTCATTACCAGCAGACAACGAACAACCCTAAGACGCTGATCGCTGCCAGCATCATCGAAGGCAGCGCGGATTTTGTCGGCAAGATGATTTCGGGGCAGAGCATCAACCAGAATATCTACGCCTATGGCAACGCACATGAGGGGGAGCTGTGGCAGGAATTCAGAGGGGAAATGAACGGCACGGACTTTTCGCACTGGCTCTATCAGGGCGATAAGAGCAAGGACCGTCCCGCAGACCTCGGCTATTTCATGGGCTATCGCATCTGCGAGGCGTATTACGATCGCGCCACGGACAAGCGCCAAGCCCTGCGCGACATCCTGACCGTCAGCGATTTTTCCGCGCTGCTGCGCGACTCGCACTACGCGGACAAATTCGCGCAGGCGAGCGCCAGCCGAAACCTCAAAAAATAG
- a CDS encoding recombinase family protein encodes MARIERVRELIQGKLDLEDMQRKYATGWRLTALEWERESAQEEPVSERVAPRGLREVPFGFRVAPDCAHLEEDPVEMRALNTMMELIVQDISLQRMAEELNRSGSLTREGKPWTPLTIFNVFPRLIEETPQIFNGEAWLERRRELGRVAWNS; translated from the coding sequence ATGGCCAGGATTGAACGCGTGCGGGAACTGATTCAAGGGAAACTCGACCTCGAAGATATGCAGCGGAAGTATGCGACGGGATGGCGGCTGACGGCGCTCGAATGGGAACGCGAGTCTGCGCAAGAAGAGCCCGTGAGCGAGCGCGTGGCACCGCGCGGGCTGCGCGAAGTGCCTTTCGGATTTCGCGTTGCGCCGGACTGCGCGCACCTCGAAGAAGATCCCGTCGAGATGCGCGCGCTGAACACGATGATGGAGCTGATCGTCCAGGATATTTCTTTGCAGCGCATGGCCGAAGAGCTGAATCGCTCGGGCTCGCTGACACGGGAAGGGAAGCCGTGGACGCCGCTCACGATCTTCAATGTGTTCCCGCGCTTGATCGAAGAGACGCCGCAGATTTTCAACGGCGAGGCGTGGCTGGAGCGCCGACGGGAACTCGGGCGCGTGGCATGGAATTCTTGA
- a CDS encoding ABC transporter permease: MMNTLLQDIRYAMRMLGKSPGFTAIAVLTLALGIGSNTALFSVVNGVLLNPLPYPHSEELATLYGKAPGYDHVSIAYPNFLDWQRENHSFSSIAFYHNEDYNYTGAGMAERLSGYQISAGFFSTLGVNPILGRAFRPEDDQLGAAPVVILGGGLWQRRFASSPDIIGKSIVLNGASYTIIGVIPPSFTFYGTDRDVYIPVGQWSDPMLRDRRIVFSSGMIGRLKAGVTVSEGQADLSTVAHNLEVAYPDADKGVGAVVVSMKQDMVGNVRPFLLVLLGAVGFVLLIACVNVANLLLARATGRSREFAIRAALGASNGRIVRQLLTESSLVAGLGGALGLLIAYWGTRAVLGALPGTLPRANEISLDARVLFFTLLLSLFAGIFFGLAPALKAARADLQEVLKESGRGSSGARHRLQGVFVVGELAMALILLVGAGLMIRSLAALWHVNPGFDPSHAITFSLSLPASPTTTTAETRARLRQFDDKMMAIPGVEAVSATLGSRPMQHDSSEFFWIEGQPKPAELNDMHQSLFTLAGPGFQKAMGITLERGRFITAQDDEHAPIAIVVDDVFAREFFPGENPIGKHINMATFGVQAEIVGVVRHVKQWGLGADPKSALEAEFFYPFMQLPDKIMRLVATGVVVVLRTNGDPGQAMGPVRSAVEEMDPREVIYNVSTMDAVVARSYAAQRFSMILLGIFAALALALSCVGIYGVISYLVGQRTHEIGVRVALGAQSGDVLRLILGHGARMALAGVGIGLVGALALTRLMSRMLFGVSATDPLTFAGVAILLCGVALAACYIPARRAMKVDPMVALRYE, encoded by the coding sequence ATGATGAACACGCTGTTGCAGGATATTCGGTACGCGATGCGCATGCTGGGGAAGTCGCCGGGGTTCACGGCGATTGCGGTGCTGACGCTGGCGCTGGGCATCGGCTCGAATACCGCTCTATTTTCCGTGGTCAATGGCGTGCTCCTCAATCCGCTGCCGTATCCGCATTCGGAGGAGCTTGCGACGCTCTATGGAAAAGCTCCGGGATATGACCATGTTTCCATTGCTTATCCAAATTTTCTGGATTGGCAGCGCGAGAATCATTCGTTCTCATCCATCGCGTTTTATCACAACGAAGATTACAACTACACCGGCGCAGGGATGGCGGAACGCCTGAGCGGCTATCAGATTTCTGCCGGTTTTTTTTCGACGCTCGGCGTGAATCCGATTCTGGGCCGCGCGTTTCGCCCCGAGGATGATCAGCTTGGCGCAGCGCCAGTGGTGATTCTCGGCGGCGGGCTGTGGCAGCGGCGATTCGCCTCTTCGCCAGATATTATCGGCAAATCGATCGTGCTGAACGGCGCTTCGTACACGATTATCGGCGTGATTCCTCCGAGCTTCACTTTCTACGGAACTGACCGCGACGTCTACATACCCGTCGGGCAGTGGAGCGATCCGATGCTGCGCGACCGCCGCATCGTTTTCAGCTCCGGGATGATTGGCCGATTGAAGGCCGGCGTGACCGTTTCCGAAGGGCAAGCCGACCTCTCGACCGTGGCGCACAATCTCGAAGTGGCTTATCCGGATGCGGACAAAGGAGTCGGCGCGGTAGTCGTTTCGATGAAGCAGGACATGGTCGGGAATGTGCGGCCGTTTCTGCTGGTGCTGCTCGGTGCGGTGGGCTTCGTGCTGCTGATTGCGTGCGTCAACGTGGCCAATCTGCTGCTGGCGCGGGCGACGGGACGGTCGCGCGAGTTTGCCATTCGCGCGGCGCTGGGCGCGAGCAATGGGCGAATTGTTCGCCAGCTCCTGACAGAGAGCAGCTTGGTGGCCGGACTGGGCGGCGCGCTGGGGCTTTTGATCGCTTACTGGGGAACGAGAGCGGTGCTGGGCGCGCTGCCGGGAACGCTGCCGCGCGCGAACGAGATTTCTCTCGATGCACGCGTGCTCTTCTTCACGCTGCTGCTGTCGCTTTTCGCTGGAATCTTTTTCGGACTCGCGCCGGCGCTGAAAGCTGCGCGCGCGGATTTGCAGGAAGTTTTGAAAGAAAGCGGGCGCGGTTCGAGCGGCGCACGCCACCGGCTGCAGGGAGTTTTTGTGGTCGGCGAACTGGCCATGGCGCTGATTCTTCTTGTGGGCGCAGGACTGATGATTCGCAGCCTTGCGGCGCTGTGGCACGTCAATCCGGGATTCGATCCGAGCCACGCGATTACGTTCAGCCTGTCGCTGCCTGCTTCGCCCACGACGACAACCGCCGAAACGCGCGCGCGATTGCGCCAATTCGACGACAAAATGATGGCGATTCCAGGCGTGGAAGCTGTGTCCGCGACGCTGGGTTCGCGGCCGATGCAGCACGACTCCTCGGAATTTTTCTGGATCGAGGGCCAGCCGAAGCCAGCAGAACTCAACGACATGCATCAGTCGCTCTTCACTCTGGCTGGGCCCGGCTTCCAGAAAGCCATGGGCATCACGCTCGAACGCGGGCGGTTCATCACGGCGCAGGACGACGAACATGCGCCGATTGCCATCGTCGTTGACGATGTCTTCGCGCGTGAATTTTTTCCCGGCGAAAATCCGATCGGCAAGCACATCAACATGGCGACGTTTGGCGTACAGGCGGAAATCGTCGGCGTCGTGAGGCACGTGAAGCAGTGGGGGCTCGGCGCGGACCCGAAGTCGGCGCTCGAAGCGGAGTTTTTCTATCCCTTCATGCAGCTTCCCGACAAGATCATGCGGCTGGTTGCGACCGGCGTGGTCGTGGTGCTGCGCACGAATGGCGATCCGGGGCAGGCGATGGGGCCGGTGCGGAGCGCGGTCGAGGAGATGGATCCGCGCGAAGTGATTTACAACGTCTCGACGATGGACGCTGTTGTGGCTCGGTCGTATGCCGCGCAGCGATTTTCGATGATTCTGCTGGGAATTTTTGCGGCACTGGCGCTGGCGCTTTCGTGCGTGGGGATTTATGGCGTGATTTCGTATCTCGTCGGGCAGCGCACGCACGAAATCGGCGTTCGCGTCGCGCTGGGTGCGCAAAGCGGCGATGTGCTGCGGCTGATTCTGGGCCACGGCGCGCGCATGGCGCTGGCGGGCGTCGGAATCGGCCTCGTTGGTGCGCTGGCACTGACGCGGCTGATGTCGCGGATGCTTTTTGGCGTGAGCGCGACGGATCCGCTGACGTTCGCGGGCGTGGCGATTCTGCTGTGCGGCGTGGCGCTCGCGGCGTGCTACATCCCGGCGCGGCGGGCGATGAAAGTGGATCCGATGGTGGCGCTGAGATACGAGTGA
- a CDS encoding ABC transporter permease codes for MNTLIQDLRYGIRVLAKSPAFTVIAVLTLALGIGANTAIFSMISGILMRSLPIQDAQHVVVLKWSARNSPGMHSSSSYGDCTQHRESNGPSSSCSFSEPFFHDVAAHVDGFSSVAAFAAGGQLDVSGNGTASVLRSEAVSGEYFSLLGVRAAAGRLIAPGDDSVSAPPVVVLNYGYWQTEFGGSLSAIGKTIRLNNVPFTVIGVADPRFDSLSPGNVKDAWIPFSTLPQLSPAPYVKDRPTDIYSWWLVIIGRLKPGVTRMQAQAQVSTLFRNEMLHGAKPLSKPADDPTVAALPAQEALTGGTTDLALLLYVLMMAVGIVLLIACANVAGLLLSRATARQKEMAVRLALGAGRGRIIRQLLTESILLSVVGGGLGILFALWGTQAVISFFTSGSDRAFGFNVGIDGRVLAFTIAASVLTGIVFGLAPAFRGTRVDLTPALKEGARSSAAEGRAGGRWLSLGNGLVVTQVALAVVVLVGAGLLVRTLRNLKSVDPGFDTQNLLTFALNPTLIGYKTPQIDSFYANLQERIAALPGVEGVSYSSSTLLSGDSWSQDVNLPGTPKGQTVDVDRFAVGLNFFATMQMRLLSGRNFNSADFAQAEVARELEDVRVAAAGAAEAGLAAPSSPGAANNAAAGHEAPVPVIVNKMFVTKYLAKTNPLGLHFGEREANPATGDWASAGYVIVGVVNSAKYDSLRTPVAPMVYSPASGSGVSFEVRTRTNPTAMTAAIRGAVSQMDSNLPVFEVHTQTELIDQLLLSERMIAQLSGFFGVLALVLACIGLYGLLSYEVSRRTREIGIRMALGAQQGDVLRLVVGQGIALAIVGAAVGVGVALGVTRYLQTMLYDIHADDPATMIGVAVLLTAVALAACYIPARRAMKVDPMVALRYE; via the coding sequence ATGAACACGCTGATTCAGGATTTGCGCTACGGGATACGCGTGCTGGCGAAGTCGCCGGCGTTTACGGTGATTGCCGTGCTCACGCTGGCGCTGGGCATCGGCGCGAACACGGCGATTTTCAGCATGATCAGCGGCATCCTGATGCGGTCGCTGCCGATTCAGGACGCGCAGCACGTCGTGGTGTTGAAATGGAGCGCGCGGAACTCGCCGGGGATGCACAGCAGCAGCAGTTACGGCGATTGCACGCAGCACCGCGAGAGCAATGGCCCGTCGTCGAGCTGCTCGTTCTCCGAGCCATTTTTTCACGACGTCGCCGCGCATGTGGACGGCTTTTCGAGCGTCGCCGCTTTCGCAGCTGGCGGCCAATTGGACGTCAGTGGCAACGGGACGGCGAGCGTGCTCAGGTCGGAAGCTGTCTCCGGCGAATATTTTTCGTTGCTGGGCGTGCGCGCGGCAGCGGGTCGGCTGATTGCGCCGGGCGATGATTCGGTCTCGGCACCACCAGTCGTGGTGCTGAATTACGGCTACTGGCAGACGGAATTCGGCGGCTCGCTTTCGGCGATCGGTAAAACCATTCGGCTGAACAACGTCCCGTTTACGGTTATCGGTGTGGCCGACCCGCGATTCGACAGCCTGAGTCCGGGGAATGTTAAGGACGCGTGGATTCCGTTTTCCACGCTGCCGCAATTAAGTCCGGCGCCGTATGTAAAGGATCGGCCGACGGATATTTACAGTTGGTGGCTGGTGATTATCGGGCGCCTGAAGCCGGGCGTCACGCGCATGCAAGCGCAGGCTCAGGTCTCGACGCTTTTCCGCAATGAAATGCTGCACGGTGCGAAGCCGCTCTCGAAGCCAGCGGATGATCCCACGGTCGCGGCACTGCCAGCGCAAGAGGCGCTGACGGGCGGAACGACGGATCTTGCTTTGCTCCTGTACGTGCTGATGATGGCCGTGGGCATCGTGCTGCTGATTGCTTGCGCGAACGTGGCAGGATTGCTGCTTTCGCGCGCCACGGCGCGGCAAAAAGAGATGGCCGTGCGTCTGGCGCTGGGCGCGGGACGCGGGAGAATCATTCGCCAGTTGCTGACCGAGAGCATTCTTCTTTCCGTGGTTGGCGGCGGATTGGGAATTTTATTTGCGCTGTGGGGCACGCAGGCGGTGATTTCATTTTTCACCAGCGGTTCGGATCGCGCGTTTGGATTCAACGTGGGAATTGACGGACGCGTGCTGGCGTTCACAATTGCGGCGTCAGTGCTGACGGGAATTGTCTTTGGGCTTGCGCCTGCATTTCGCGGGACGCGCGTGGATTTGACGCCGGCGCTGAAAGAAGGCGCGCGAAGTTCGGCGGCGGAAGGACGCGCGGGCGGGCGTTGGCTTAGCCTCGGAAACGGACTCGTCGTGACGCAAGTCGCACTGGCAGTGGTGGTGCTCGTTGGCGCAGGACTTTTGGTGCGCACGCTGCGAAATCTGAAGAGCGTGGATCCGGGATTCGACACGCAGAATTTGCTGACGTTCGCCCTGAACCCGACGCTCATCGGATACAAAACGCCGCAAATCGATTCGTTCTACGCCAATTTGCAGGAGCGCATTGCGGCGCTGCCGGGAGTCGAAGGAGTCAGCTATTCGAGCAGCACGCTTTTGAGCGGCGACTCTTGGAGTCAGGATGTCAATCTTCCCGGAACGCCCAAGGGACAGACAGTGGACGTCGATCGCTTCGCGGTGGGGTTGAATTTTTTCGCGACGATGCAGATGCGGCTACTTTCGGGACGTAATTTCAATTCGGCCGATTTCGCTCAGGCGGAAGTGGCGCGGGAACTGGAAGACGTACGAGTTGCAGCGGCAGGGGCGGCGGAAGCGGGACTAGCAGCCCCGAGTTCGCCGGGCGCAGCAAACAACGCGGCGGCAGGACATGAGGCACCGGTGCCGGTGATTGTGAACAAGATGTTCGTCACAAAATATTTGGCGAAGACGAATCCGCTAGGACTGCACTTCGGCGAGCGCGAAGCCAATCCCGCGACGGGAGATTGGGCCAGCGCCGGATACGTGATTGTCGGCGTGGTGAACAGCGCGAAGTATGACAGTCTGCGGACACCGGTCGCGCCAATGGTCTATTCTCCGGCGAGCGGATCGGGAGTGAGTTTCGAGGTGCGCACGCGGACGAATCCCACGGCGATGACTGCGGCGATTCGCGGCGCTGTGAGCCAGATGGACAGCAACCTGCCGGTGTTCGAGGTGCACACACAGACGGAACTGATCGACCAACTGCTCCTGAGCGAGCGGATGATTGCGCAGCTCTCGGGGTTTTTCGGCGTGCTGGCGCTGGTGTTGGCGTGCATCGGATTGTACGGGCTGCTGTCGTATGAAGTTTCGCGGCGCACGCGCGAAATCGGGATTCGCATGGCGCTGGGCGCGCAGCAGGGTGATGTGCTGCGACTCGTGGTGGGGCAGGGAATCGCGCTGGCGATTGTGGGAGCGGCGGTGGGAGTTGGCGTGGCGCTGGGCGTGACGCGCTATTTGCAAACGATGCTCTACGACATTCACGCCGACGATCCGGCGACGATGATTGGTGTTGCCGTGCTGCTGACGGCTGTGGCGCTGGCAGCGTGCTACATTCCGGCGCGACGGGCGATGAAAGTGGATCCGATGGTGGCGCTGAGATACGAGTGA